The proteins below come from a single Sorghum bicolor cultivar BTx623 chromosome 4, Sorghum_bicolor_NCBIv3, whole genome shotgun sequence genomic window:
- the LOC110435101 gene encoding uncharacterized protein LOC110435101: protein MAIDHATPLGLKSRGAMGGGECDYDDAENQRWPPWLKPLLSTSFFVQCRIHADAHKSECNMYCLDCMNGALCSLCLAHHRDHHSIQIRRSSYHDVIRVSEIQKVLDIAGVQTYIINSARVVFLNERPQPRPGKGVTNTCEVCERSLLDCFRFCSLGCKIVGTARGYRPKKKHGIGGGGHKKKRAALKVKDVRSDSEDSCTSTSGASSDKSSVVQSFSPSTPPPTSASHRRPGNKRRKGVPHRSPFGSLIVEF from the exons ATGGCAATAGATCACGCGACGCCTCTCGGACTCAAGAGCAGAGGCGCCATG GGAGGCGGTGAGTGCGACTACGACGACGCCGAGAACCAGCGGTGGCCGCCGTGGCTGAAGCCGCTGCTGTCCACGAGCTTCTTCGTCCAATGCAGGATCCACGCGGACGCGCACAAGAGCGAGTGCAACATGTACTGCCTCGACTGCATGAACGGCGCGCTCTGCTCCCTCTGCCTAGCGCACCATCGCGACCACCACTCCATCCAG ATACGGAGGTCCTCCTACCACGACGTGATCCGGGTGTCGGAGATACAGAAGGTGCTGGACATCGCCGGCGTGCAGACGTACATCATCAACAGCGCGCGCGTGGTGTTCCTCAACGAGCGGCCGCAGCCACGCCCGGGCAAGGGCGTCACCAACACCTGCGAGGTCTGCgagcgcagcctcctcgactgCTTCCGCTTCTGCTCCCTCGGCTGCAAG ATAGTGGGCACAGCCCGTGGCTACCGTCCCAAGAAGAAGCACGgcatcggcggcggcggtcaCAAGAAGAAGAGGGCGGCGCTTAAGGTCAAGGACGTGCGCTCTGACTCGGAGGATTCGTGCACCAGCACCAGCGGCGCCAGCAGCGACAAGAGCAGCGTGGTGCAGAGCTTCTCGCCGTCGACCCCGCCGCCGACGTCTGCCAGCCACCGCCGCCCAGGGAACAAGCGCCggaagggcgtcccgcaccggtCGCCCTTCGGCAGCCTCATCGTCGAGTTCTGA